Proteins encoded in a region of the Streptomyces sp. NBC_00258 genome:
- the msrA gene encoding peptide-methionine (S)-S-oxide reductase MsrA — protein sequence MAAQTQRAVLAGGCFWGMEDLIRRLPGVTATRVGYTGGDVPNATYRNHGTHAEAIEILFDPAGTDFRALLEFFFQIHDPSTKNRQGNDIGLSYRSAIYYVDDEQKRIAEDTIADVDASGLWPGKVVTEVEPVGPFWEAEPEHQDYLQRYPDGYTCHFPRPGWRLPARAEG from the coding sequence ATGGCTGCGCAGACGCAGAGGGCCGTACTGGCGGGCGGATGCTTCTGGGGGATGGAGGACCTGATCCGCCGGCTCCCGGGCGTGACGGCGACCCGGGTGGGCTACACCGGGGGTGACGTGCCGAACGCGACGTACCGTAACCACGGCACGCACGCGGAGGCCATCGAGATCCTTTTCGACCCCGCGGGCACCGATTTCCGCGCGCTCCTGGAGTTCTTCTTCCAGATCCACGACCCGAGCACCAAGAACCGCCAGGGCAACGACATCGGCCTCAGCTACCGCTCGGCGATCTACTACGTGGACGACGAGCAGAAGCGGATCGCCGAGGACACGATCGCGGATGTGGACGCCTCCGGGCTGTGGCCGGGCAAGGTCGTCACCGAGGTGGAGCCGGTCGGCCCCTTCTGGGAGGCCGAGCCCGAGCACCAGGACTACCTGCAGCGTTACCCGGACGGTTACACCTGCCACTTCCCGCGCCCGGGATGGCGGCTGCCCGCCCGCGCGGAGGGCTGA
- a CDS encoding TIGR04222 domain-containing membrane protein translates to MEEPWVLDAYDVAFLAGGAQRVVESAMIALSDCGLLKLSGPRVRAVGAVGEALPQHPVECALIASCPRSRSAASVLAVLQRSPEVQEIARRLAARSLVTGSRRRLTRLGRRQLRAAERGEGLPDYVFGGPAVLPDGLVRRGVVSARPVPSGLGRALIRMGKALDHDSDSGSGSGSGSDSDAGSGGAFSCGGGSGSH, encoded by the coding sequence ATGGAGGAGCCCTGGGTCCTGGACGCCTACGACGTCGCCTTCCTGGCAGGCGGGGCACAGAGGGTGGTGGAGAGCGCGATGATCGCGCTGTCCGATTGCGGCCTGCTGAAGCTCAGCGGTCCACGAGTGCGGGCCGTGGGTGCCGTGGGTGAGGCGCTGCCTCAGCACCCGGTCGAGTGTGCCCTGATCGCCTCGTGCCCGCGCAGCAGGAGCGCCGCCTCTGTACTCGCAGTTTTGCAACGCTCTCCAGAGGTGCAGGAGATCGCCCGCCGACTTGCTGCGCGGAGCCTGGTGACGGGGTCTCGGCGCCGGCTGACGCGGCTGGGCAGACGGCAACTGCGGGCGGCCGAACGAGGCGAGGGGCTGCCGGACTACGTCTTCGGTGGTCCCGCTGTCCTCCCGGACGGCCTGGTCAGGCGCGGCGTCGTCAGCGCGCGGCCGGTCCCGTCCGGTCTGGGCCGGGCGCTGATCCGCATGGGCAAGGCCCTGGATCACGACTCCGACTCCGGTTCCGGTTCCGGTTCCGGTTCCGACTCGGACGCCGGCTCGGGCGGCGCCTTCAGCTGTGGTGGTGGGAGCGGCAGTCACTGA
- a CDS encoding DUF4291 domain-containing protein codes for MTWIKPSFLWMMYRCGWGTKAGQETVLAVEITRDGFEWALRNACLSSYVRGVHPDRAAWQRQLKHAPTRIQWDPERDLCLHALPYRSLQLGLSGEAVRRYADDWTVSISDVTPLAHEIHALVGNGDLESAARLLPEERPYPAPEELPAHVRP; via the coding sequence TTGACCTGGATCAAGCCGTCCTTCCTGTGGATGATGTACCGCTGTGGCTGGGGCACGAAAGCAGGGCAGGAAACCGTTCTGGCAGTCGAGATCACACGCGACGGCTTCGAGTGGGCGCTGCGCAACGCGTGCCTGTCGAGCTACGTGCGTGGGGTGCACCCCGACCGTGCCGCCTGGCAGCGTCAGCTGAAGCACGCACCCACTCGCATCCAGTGGGACCCGGAGCGCGACCTCTGTCTGCACGCCCTGCCGTACCGCTCCCTGCAACTCGGTCTCTCCGGTGAAGCCGTACGACGCTACGCGGACGATTGGACGGTCAGCATCAGCGATGTGACGCCGCTCGCCCACGAGATCCACGCGCTCGTCGGCAACGGCGACCTCGAATCGGCGGCACGGCTGCTGCCCGAGGAACGTCCCTACCCTGCCCCGGAAGAACTGCCGGCCCACGTACGTCCGTGA
- a CDS encoding DUF5958 family protein → MHERQVVLNELAQGIRPMAEGASWFAALAEDEQRLVLTELVQFCVQARAVETDAEEAIARSGIRPTYTPAVMLTRWRLNMSQLPPYDRARAFPLLVALFAIADTRRRDRYCVGGCSHAWHQLVAHRGEGPTALG, encoded by the coding sequence GTGCATGAGCGTCAGGTCGTTCTCAACGAGCTTGCGCAGGGGATTCGGCCCATGGCCGAAGGCGCCTCATGGTTTGCCGCTCTAGCGGAGGACGAACAGCGTCTTGTCCTGACGGAGTTGGTGCAGTTCTGCGTCCAGGCACGTGCCGTGGAGACGGATGCCGAAGAGGCGATCGCGCGCTCCGGGATACGCCCGACCTACACACCGGCCGTGATGCTGACCCGCTGGCGGTTGAACATGTCGCAACTGCCGCCCTACGACCGAGCCCGGGCGTTTCCCCTGCTGGTTGCCCTGTTCGCCATTGCCGACACGCGTCGACGCGATCGTTACTGCGTCGGCGGATGCAGCCATGCGTGGCATCAGCTGGTCGCTCATCGGGGCGAGGGCCCAACGGCCCTTGGGTGA
- a CDS encoding DUF5829 family protein, translating into MIIVLAVALAGAVGGGVGTAQAEGSPSSHDRQLLFYNHSYGVLDRETADAIEHSDYLRDFANFQVRTTTGTGGETWTGRYLMGRETYVELFGVGDIAGQDGTLGSAGLGLSTERAGDLATVTERLKDEGVADPVEFLQTRDFGDGVPVPWFDAILTTTEYDAFGAWAMEYRPEYFADPRGKTEPASFPGDVGRERYLSDDYRTHLMRDVTSVHLAVTEGDLADNVPLLRVGGFAVRTVADGGVVASRGGTTIRFDAVPRDQAGLQRVEFSLNRPVKDRHVEQIGLSTLAVGPGSRAVWTFAANGTK; encoded by the coding sequence ATGATCATCGTGCTCGCTGTCGCCCTCGCCGGTGCGGTCGGGGGTGGTGTGGGGACGGCGCAAGCGGAGGGGAGCCCGTCGTCGCACGATCGGCAGTTGCTGTTCTACAACCACTCCTACGGTGTCCTCGACCGGGAGACAGCCGACGCCATCGAGCACTCCGACTACCTGCGGGACTTCGCCAACTTCCAGGTCCGTACGACGACCGGTACCGGCGGAGAGACCTGGACCGGCCGCTATCTGATGGGCCGCGAGACCTACGTCGAACTGTTCGGAGTCGGCGACATCGCCGGTCAGGACGGCACCCTCGGCTCCGCCGGTCTCGGCCTCTCGACCGAGCGTGCGGGCGACCTGGCGACGGTCACCGAGCGGCTGAAGGACGAGGGCGTCGCCGACCCCGTCGAGTTCCTCCAGACGCGCGACTTCGGTGACGGTGTCCCCGTGCCGTGGTTCGACGCCATCCTCACCACCACCGAGTACGACGCCTTCGGGGCCTGGGCGATGGAGTACCGCCCGGAGTACTTCGCCGACCCACGCGGCAAGACCGAGCCGGCGAGCTTCCCCGGTGACGTCGGCCGGGAGCGCTACCTGTCCGACGACTACCGCACCCACCTGATGCGTGACGTGACCTCCGTCCACCTCGCGGTCACCGAGGGCGACCTCGCCGACAACGTACCGCTGCTGCGGGTCGGCGGGTTCGCCGTCCGGACCGTGGCGGACGGTGGCGTCGTCGCGTCGCGTGGCGGCACCACGATCCGGTTCGACGCCGTCCCGCGCGACCAGGCAGGGCTGCAGCGGGTCGAGTTCTCGCTCAACCGGCCCGTGAAGGACCGGCACGTGGAGCAGATCGGCCTCTCGACCCTCGCCGTCGGCCCGGGCAGCCGCGCCGTCTGGACGTTCGCCGCCAACGGCACCAAGTAG
- a CDS encoding LLM class flavin-dependent oxidoreductase, which yields MITVPLSALEVAMVQTGTPAEDTLGDTTEFARHVDDLGYLRLWYAEHHHSPAIGAFPPVVLAAHAAALTASIRLGSGGVLAPNHAPIMLAEQFGTLAALHGGRIDLGIGRGPGTFDEATARALRRGAGPTTDDEYRDDVSSTLRFLVDEVGLDPLPEPWLLSSSTAGAALAAELGLPIAFAHHIRPDNTLAALAHYREHFTPSRWCASPRVLVCVETVCAETDEEAARLVGPMDVIKVGLLKGQGGIPFPTPEAAAAHSFTAEESKALAGFRAHQAQGSPETVAKQLTEVVDLTGADELMLVTPVYALADRLRSYELVKEHVVMPPTTTA from the coding sequence ATGATCACCGTTCCGCTCAGCGCGCTCGAAGTGGCCATGGTCCAGACGGGCACTCCGGCCGAGGACACGTTGGGAGACACCACCGAGTTCGCCCGACACGTCGACGACCTCGGCTATCTGCGGCTCTGGTACGCCGAGCATCACCATTCCCCGGCCATCGGAGCGTTCCCGCCCGTCGTACTGGCCGCCCACGCGGCCGCGTTGACGGCGTCCATCCGTCTCGGCTCCGGCGGCGTTCTCGCTCCGAACCACGCCCCGATCATGCTGGCGGAGCAGTTCGGCACGCTGGCCGCGCTGCACGGGGGCCGGATCGACCTGGGCATCGGCCGTGGCCCGGGTACCTTCGACGAGGCCACGGCGCGGGCCCTGCGCCGCGGGGCCGGTCCGACGACGGACGACGAATATCGCGACGACGTGTCATCGACCCTGCGCTTCCTGGTGGACGAGGTCGGGCTGGACCCGCTCCCGGAGCCATGGCTGCTGTCCTCCAGCACGGCCGGTGCCGCGCTCGCCGCGGAACTCGGACTGCCGATCGCCTTCGCCCATCACATCCGTCCCGACAACACCCTGGCCGCGCTCGCCCACTACCGCGAGCACTTCACCCCCTCCCGCTGGTGCGCGAGCCCGCGCGTGCTGGTCTGCGTGGAAACGGTGTGCGCCGAGACTGACGAGGAGGCGGCCCGACTCGTCGGCCCGATGGACGTCATCAAGGTCGGACTCCTCAAGGGACAAGGCGGCATCCCCTTCCCCACGCCCGAGGCGGCAGCGGCCCACTCGTTCACCGCGGAAGAGTCGAAGGCCCTGGCAGGCTTCCGCGCCCACCAGGCACAGGGCTCGCCAGAGACCGTTGCGAAGCAGCTGACGGAGGTGGTGGACCTGACCGGCGCGGACGAACTCATGCTCGTAACGCCCGTCTACGCGCTGGCCGACCGGCTGCGGTCGTACGAACTCGTCAAGGAGCACGTCGTGATGCCGCCGACGACGACGGCCTAG
- a CDS encoding FAD-dependent monooxygenase, whose amino-acid sequence MRAIVVGAGVGGLAATLSLRRAGHEVTLVEQAARFTEIGAGIQLAPNATRLLRRLGLLDAVAAQAARPSHVSFRTWSDGAEICRYALGRAAEDAFGAPYLLLHRADLHQALVAAVPPSSVRLNTVVVGIDQDEESARVTTASGERLRADLVVAADGIRSAARRWLFGPDEAVFSRTIAYRALLPADEVADLGLPDLGLWLGPGRHFVHYWVRRGELLNVVAVFTAEAEAEAHAATESWTARAEPGEQLREFDGWDSRVLSVLERAGQMFRYGIHTRVPLARWNVGRVTLLGDSAHAMVPFQAQGAAQAIMDAAVLGDALADATPAEVPDALDRYVRRRLATATCMQAASARAGDDFHLPDGPEAQARNARMSAYADEHVFLPQATGWAVDVLDDRRP is encoded by the coding sequence ATGCGAGCGATCGTCGTGGGAGCGGGTGTCGGGGGACTGGCGGCGACGCTGAGCCTGCGCCGGGCCGGTCATGAGGTCACGCTGGTCGAGCAGGCGGCCCGGTTCACCGAGATCGGTGCCGGGATCCAGCTCGCGCCCAACGCCACGCGCCTGCTGCGCCGGCTGGGCCTCCTCGACGCGGTCGCCGCGCAGGCCGCCCGCCCCTCCCACGTGAGCTTCCGCACCTGGTCCGACGGGGCCGAGATCTGCCGTTACGCGCTGGGACGTGCGGCCGAGGACGCCTTCGGGGCGCCCTATCTGCTGCTCCACCGGGCCGATCTGCATCAGGCCCTGGTCGCCGCGGTGCCGCCCTCGTCGGTGCGTCTGAACACCGTGGTCGTGGGCATCGACCAGGACGAGGAGTCCGCCCGTGTGACCACGGCGAGCGGCGAGCGCCTGCGGGCGGACCTGGTCGTGGCCGCCGACGGGATACGGTCGGCGGCCCGCCGGTGGCTGTTCGGCCCGGACGAGGCGGTCTTCTCGAGGACCATCGCCTACCGGGCGCTGCTCCCGGCCGACGAGGTGGCCGATCTGGGCCTGCCCGACCTCGGCCTCTGGCTCGGTCCGGGCCGTCACTTCGTCCACTACTGGGTGCGTCGAGGGGAACTGCTCAACGTCGTGGCCGTCTTCACGGCGGAGGCGGAGGCGGAGGCGCACGCGGCGACGGAGTCGTGGACCGCTCGGGCGGAACCGGGAGAGCAACTGCGCGAGTTCGACGGGTGGGACTCCCGGGTGCTGAGCGTCCTCGAACGCGCCGGGCAGATGTTCCGCTACGGCATCCATACGCGGGTGCCGCTCGCGCGGTGGAACGTCGGCCGGGTGACCCTGTTGGGCGACAGCGCCCACGCGATGGTGCCGTTCCAGGCCCAGGGGGCGGCTCAGGCGATCATGGACGCGGCCGTACTCGGCGACGCCCTCGCGGATGCGACGCCGGCCGAGGTCCCCGACGCGCTCGACCGGTACGTACGCCGGCGCCTGGCCACCGCCACGTGCATGCAGGCCGCCTCCGCGCGGGCGGGCGACGACTTCCACCTGCCGGACGGTCCCGAGGCCCAGGCACGGAACGCCCGCATGTCGGCGTACGCGGACGAGCACGTCTTCCTGCCCCAGGCGACGGGATGGGCGGTGGACGTCCTTGACGACCGACGTCCTTGA
- a CDS encoding protein kinase domain-containing protein, translated as MKNLQPSDPSSIGGYPLLSRLGAGGMGQVFLSRTPSGRLLALKTIREDLSSDPGFEERFAREIRNSDRVRSPWTVTVVDYSPAGQRPQWLATEYVPAPSLDEWVARHGPLPEAAVLSLAAELCGALQSVHQADLTHRDVKPGNVLLARDRPRLIDFGIARAADDPRHTQVGGVLGSPGFLAPDQAVGGVPAEPADVFSLAAVLVYAATGHGPFARPQENVAMAALVYRAVHEAPDLQGVPPTLVPVLASCLAKAPADRPTAAELGKRLEQIGARTGHWPDVRPPALATELAAHEQPTHTLVDPRPDLPPDLRPDLRPGSQPDPRHQQRTRPFMAPGPEHPVAGQTQDSTVLAVPGTPEGRRRPLWLVVAVTAAAAVAVTAVSVAAYAGMRGSGSDASDGSSGGTKTRPSASASASATKPANPVRRILQAVYDLGVGESVQTNKTKLVMQRDGNLVITDKKDRPLWAAMTSGTGNTARFQDDGNLVVHNSAGKPVWASQTFGHPGAVLVLQADGNVVIKSGDAVLWAARTVH; from the coding sequence ATGAAGAACCTTCAGCCTTCGGATCCGTCGTCCATCGGCGGCTACCCGTTGTTGAGCCGCCTCGGAGCGGGAGGCATGGGGCAGGTGTTCCTGTCCCGTACGCCGTCCGGGCGTCTGCTGGCGCTGAAGACGATCCGTGAGGACCTCAGCAGTGATCCGGGGTTCGAGGAGCGGTTCGCGCGCGAGATACGCAACAGCGACCGGGTGCGCTCGCCGTGGACCGTGACCGTCGTGGACTACAGCCCTGCGGGTCAGCGTCCGCAGTGGCTGGCCACCGAGTACGTACCGGCGCCGTCGCTCGACGAATGGGTCGCGCGCCACGGCCCGCTGCCGGAGGCCGCGGTCCTCTCGCTCGCCGCCGAACTGTGCGGCGCGCTGCAGTCGGTGCACCAGGCCGACCTCACGCACCGGGACGTGAAACCGGGCAACGTCCTGCTGGCACGCGACCGCCCGCGGCTGATCGACTTCGGCATCGCGCGGGCCGCCGACGACCCCCGGCACACCCAGGTCGGCGGAGTTCTCGGTTCGCCCGGATTCCTCGCACCGGACCAGGCCGTCGGTGGCGTACCGGCCGAGCCCGCCGACGTGTTCTCGCTGGCCGCGGTCCTGGTGTACGCGGCCACCGGCCACGGGCCGTTCGCGCGCCCGCAGGAGAACGTGGCCATGGCCGCCCTGGTCTACCGGGCCGTCCACGAGGCGCCCGACCTCCAGGGCGTTCCGCCGACCCTGGTCCCCGTACTCGCCTCATGTCTGGCCAAGGCCCCGGCCGACCGCCCGACCGCGGCCGAGCTGGGCAAACGCCTGGAGCAGATCGGCGCCCGTACCGGCCACTGGCCGGACGTCCGTCCTCCGGCCCTCGCCACGGAACTGGCGGCGCACGAGCAGCCGACGCACACCCTCGTCGACCCGCGGCCCGACCTCCCGCCCGATCTGCGACCCGACCTTCGGCCCGGCTCGCAGCCCGACCCGCGGCACCAACAGCGGACCCGGCCCTTCATGGCTCCCGGCCCCGAGCACCCGGTCGCCGGGCAGACGCAGGACAGCACCGTCCTGGCTGTCCCGGGCACGCCCGAAGGACGCCGTCGCCCCCTCTGGCTGGTCGTCGCCGTCACCGCGGCGGCCGCCGTCGCCGTGACTGCCGTCTCGGTCGCCGCGTACGCCGGTATGCGCGGCTCCGGTTCCGATGCGTCGGACGGCTCCTCCGGCGGCACGAAGACACGGCCCTCGGCGTCGGCGTCGGCGTCGGCCACGAAGCCGGCGAACCCGGTACGCAGGATCCTCCAGGCCGTGTACGACCTGGGCGTCGGAGAGTCCGTGCAGACCAACAAGACGAAGCTGGTCATGCAGCGGGACGGCAACCTCGTGATCACCGACAAGAAGGACCGCCCGCTCTGGGCCGCCATGACGTCCGGCACCGGCAACACCGCCCGCTTCCAGGACGACGGCAATCTGGTCGTCCACAACAGCGCCGGAAAACCCGTGTGGGCCTCGCAGACGTTCGGCCACCCGGGAGCGGTCCTGGTCCTCCAGGCCGACGGCAACGTCGTGATCAAGTCCGGCGACGCGGTGCTGTGGGCGGCGAGGACCGTCCACTAG
- a CDS encoding VOC family protein: MTVELNHTIVAAHDKKTSARFLAGILGLEVSPQYGPFIPVRIPNGVTLDYMDATGPIPPQHYAFLVSEADFDTIFARIRDAGLTYWADPFHRHVEEINTNDGGRGTYFDDPNGHNLEILTRPYGSGSQE; encoded by the coding sequence ATGACCGTCGAGCTGAACCACACGATCGTCGCCGCCCACGACAAGAAGACCTCGGCCCGGTTCCTCGCCGGCATCCTGGGCCTGGAGGTGAGCCCGCAGTACGGCCCGTTCATCCCGGTCAGGATCCCCAACGGCGTGACCCTCGACTACATGGACGCGACCGGGCCCATCCCGCCCCAGCACTACGCGTTCCTGGTCTCGGAGGCCGACTTCGACACGATCTTCGCCCGCATCCGGGACGCGGGTCTGACCTACTGGGCGGACCCCTTCCACCGCCACGTCGAAGAGATCAACACGAACGACGGCGGTCGCGGCACGTACTTCGACGACCCGAACGGCCACAACCTGGAGATTCTCACCCGGCCTTATGGGAGCGGGAGCCAGGAGTAG
- a CDS encoding ABC transporter substrate-binding protein: MAVSVVGGLMAGCASSESGRSGEGGGKSDRNLVAGASKGPSAAPSALADGMGTKAADGEFPRTVGHFKGRTEIGAAPKRIAVLSTGQLDDLLTLGVVPAATTRADNAGLVPGYLADAFPRYKKQLAKMTDAGTRAAPNLETLATAKPDLILANDSLGDLYPKLSKIAPTVITAGNGINWKRDLLLVGDAVGKGEQAQKLLDEHADEAAAAGTKADGQNTSVSMVRFTPDRTRMFGISSFTGSIAVDMGLGRPKSQQFNAISEDIGAESIDVADGDWIFYSVQGAQDRTDAGSVLAGPLWKSMKAVEAGHAVEVDDDPWYLNAGPTAAGLVVKQLTASLAK; the protein is encoded by the coding sequence ATGGCCGTGTCCGTGGTCGGCGGGCTGATGGCCGGATGCGCGTCGTCGGAGAGCGGCAGGAGCGGCGAGGGCGGCGGCAAGAGCGACCGCAACCTCGTCGCCGGCGCCTCCAAGGGCCCCTCCGCCGCCCCGAGCGCCCTCGCCGACGGCATGGGTACGAAGGCGGCTGACGGCGAGTTCCCCCGTACCGTCGGCCACTTCAAGGGCAGGACGGAGATCGGGGCCGCGCCGAAGCGGATAGCCGTGCTCAGCACCGGGCAGCTGGACGACCTGCTCACCCTGGGAGTCGTGCCGGCCGCCACGACCCGCGCCGACAACGCCGGACTCGTACCCGGCTACCTCGCCGACGCCTTCCCCCGGTACAAGAAGCAGCTCGCGAAGATGACCGACGCGGGGACCAGGGCCGCGCCCAACCTCGAAACGCTGGCCACCGCCAAGCCAGACCTCATCCTCGCCAACGACTCGCTCGGCGACCTCTACCCCAAGCTTTCGAAGATCGCCCCGACCGTGATCACCGCGGGCAACGGCATCAACTGGAAGCGGGACCTGCTGCTCGTCGGCGACGCCGTCGGCAAGGGCGAGCAGGCGCAGAAGCTCCTCGACGAGCACGCGGACGAGGCAGCCGCGGCGGGCACGAAGGCCGACGGGCAGAACACCAGCGTGTCCATGGTGCGGTTCACGCCGGACCGGACCCGGATGTTCGGGATCTCCTCCTTCACCGGGTCGATCGCCGTCGACATGGGGCTCGGACGGCCCAAGTCCCAGCAGTTCAACGCCATTTCGGAGGACATCGGCGCCGAGAGCATCGATGTCGCGGACGGCGACTGGATCTTCTACTCCGTGCAGGGTGCCCAGGACAGGACCGACGCCGGGAGCGTCCTCGCCGGACCGCTCTGGAAGTCGATGAAGGCCGTCGAGGCCGGGCACGCCGTCGAGGTCGACGACGACCCCTGGTACCTCAACGCGGGTCCCACGGCGGCCGGCCTGGTCGTGAAGCAGCTCACCGCGTCACTCGCCAAGTAG
- a CDS encoding FecCD family ABC transporter permease, translating into MTTRTATVRTSWLAVALLLTLVAVALSLAVGTRPVPLSAVLDALLHGGGSRDALVVRSLRLPRTAVGLTAGAALGVAGAALQAVTRNPLADPGILGLSQGAAAGVVFAIAGGLANGFGGYVWFAFVGAVVAACLVYAVASRGRGGASPVKLALAGTALSAMVGGATTVVLTSSSATLDQFRFWQVGALSGRDTGTVGQMLPFLVAGALLVLGCARGLDALALGDDTARALGHKVQLVRVCAALGATVLTAAAVAAAGPIAFIGLAVPHLARRLVSGGHRWTLPLSALLGAALLLAADVAGRVVRAPAEVPAGVMTALVGVPVLVVLVRRKGAAS; encoded by the coding sequence GTGACCACGCGCACCGCGACCGTACGCACCTCCTGGCTGGCGGTCGCCCTCCTCCTCACCCTCGTCGCGGTGGCCCTCAGCCTTGCCGTCGGCACCCGGCCGGTGCCGCTGTCCGCCGTGCTCGACGCTCTGCTGCACGGCGGCGGCTCGCGGGACGCTCTGGTCGTACGGTCGCTGCGGCTGCCCCGGACCGCCGTCGGGCTCACCGCGGGGGCCGCGCTCGGTGTCGCGGGGGCGGCGTTGCAGGCCGTCACCCGCAATCCGCTGGCCGACCCGGGGATCCTCGGGCTGAGCCAGGGGGCCGCGGCCGGCGTGGTGTTCGCGATCGCGGGCGGGCTGGCGAACGGCTTCGGCGGCTACGTCTGGTTCGCCTTCGTGGGCGCCGTCGTCGCCGCCTGTCTGGTGTACGCCGTCGCCTCGCGCGGCCGGGGCGGCGCCTCGCCGGTCAAGCTCGCGCTCGCCGGGACCGCGCTGTCCGCGATGGTCGGCGGGGCCACCACCGTGGTCCTGACGTCGAGTTCGGCGACGCTGGACCAGTTCAGGTTCTGGCAGGTGGGCGCGCTCAGCGGGCGCGACACGGGGACGGTCGGGCAGATGCTGCCCTTCCTCGTCGCGGGCGCGCTGCTGGTGCTCGGCTGCGCACGCGGTCTGGACGCGCTCGCCCTCGGCGACGACACCGCGCGTGCGCTGGGGCACAAGGTCCAGCTCGTACGGGTCTGCGCGGCACTCGGCGCGACCGTCCTGACCGCCGCCGCGGTGGCCGCCGCCGGGCCGATCGCCTTCATAGGGCTCGCCGTACCGCACCTCGCCCGCCGCCTCGTCTCGGGCGGCCACCGTTGGACCCTGCCGCTCTCCGCCCTGCTCGGGGCGGCCCTGCTGCTCGCGGCGGACGTGGCGGGCCGGGTGGTCCGCGCGCCCGCGGAGGTACCGGCGGGAGTGATGACGGCCCTCGTGGGCGTGCCGGTCCTGGTCGTGCTCGTACGCCGGAAGGGAGCAGCTTCATGA
- a CDS encoding FecCD family ABC transporter permease has product MTTASPRPSEQATPPRPSPDPGYPHSAGLSVLRRRSFSLLLHRRSAVVVAVLLLLLAGVMVLSACVGQAYVSPGEVWRVLRGHGGPYDLIVGELRVPRIVLGALVGAAYGLSGALVQTVTRNPLASPDVIGVGHGAAAATVLALATGTVASPGALPAVSVAGGLGAAALVYVLAWRHGMQPSRFVLTGVGIGVALSAIVQLYLTESELAAAEQVKLWLTGSLNGRGWEQAGPLAWVLLLSLPALVWANRALRPLGLDPDTAAALGVRVHRTQLALTVLGVVLAATATGAAGPIGFIALTAPQLARRLTRTPQLPLATSALTGAVVLITADLAARTLMPPLEIPVGALTALVGGPYLLWLLAGGKGRGQGRSPAL; this is encoded by the coding sequence ATGACGACGGCATCCCCGCGCCCGTCCGAGCAGGCGACACCCCCAAGGCCGTCCCCGGACCCCGGCTACCCCCACTCGGCGGGCCTCTCCGTACTCCGCCGCCGCTCCTTCTCACTGCTCCTGCACCGCCGCTCGGCGGTGGTCGTCGCCGTACTGCTGCTGCTCCTGGCCGGCGTCATGGTGCTCTCGGCGTGCGTCGGGCAGGCGTACGTGTCGCCGGGCGAGGTCTGGCGGGTCCTGCGCGGCCACGGCGGCCCGTACGACCTGATCGTCGGGGAGCTGCGGGTCCCGCGGATCGTGCTCGGCGCGCTGGTCGGCGCCGCGTACGGGCTCTCCGGGGCACTCGTGCAGACCGTGACCCGCAATCCGCTGGCCAGCCCGGACGTCATCGGCGTCGGCCACGGGGCGGCCGCCGCCACGGTCCTGGCGCTCGCCACCGGTACGGTCGCCTCCCCCGGCGCGCTCCCGGCGGTCTCCGTCGCGGGCGGGCTCGGTGCCGCTGCGCTCGTGTACGTACTGGCCTGGCGGCACGGTATGCAGCCCAGCCGGTTCGTGCTGACCGGGGTCGGCATCGGCGTGGCCCTCTCCGCGATCGTCCAGCTGTACCTCACGGAGAGCGAGCTTGCCGCGGCCGAGCAGGTCAAGCTGTGGCTGACCGGCAGCCTCAACGGTCGCGGCTGGGAACAGGCGGGCCCTCTCGCCTGGGTACTTCTCCTCTCCCTGCCCGCCCTGGTGTGGGCGAACCGGGCCCTGCGACCGCTCGGCCTGGACCCCGACACGGCCGCCGCGCTGGGTGTACGCGTACACCGGACCCAGCTCGCCCTGACGGTCCTGGGCGTAGTCCTCGCGGCAACGGCCACAGGAGCGGCGGGCCCGATCGGCTTCATCGCCCTCACGGCCCCCCAACTGGCCCGCCGCCTGACTCGCACCCCCCAACTCCCCCTGGCGACCTCGGCATTGACGGGTGCGGTCGTCCTGATCACGGCCGACCTGGCGGCCCGCACGCTGATGCCCCCACTGGAAATCCCAGTGGGGGCACTGACGGCGCTGGTGGGCGGCCCGTACTTGCTATGGCTGCTGGCGGGCGGAAAGGGCCGAGGGCAGGGGCGCAGCCCCGCCCTTTAG